Genomic segment of Salvia splendens isolate huo1 chromosome 12, SspV2, whole genome shotgun sequence:
CACAAACTAAATAGTTAATTGAATTTTTCCACCAACAATAAAATTTGATTACATTTGAATGAGATGGATAATTATACAGTACTATCAGCTTATAGGGACTTTGTAATCACACCACTATCATTTTTCGGTGGTAACCATATCGTATGTGATGTAGTGACAGATAAAATGTAGTCAGATTTCATCGCCTGTTGAAAAATTTTCAACAACTATTTAAAttgtgatattatatgtcaagTTTAAAGTTTatcataaaataattttttgaaaatttcgtGATATTAGGCATCAATATATCATTTACtccataaatataatttttaaattatatgtcAAAAAAGAAATACTTAAGTTATTATAATAGGATGGAAGGAGTAAATTTAGGATACCCGATTGGGTTACCAAATGCCCGACTCATCTTAAATTTCATTACCCGATCTCATACTCAATCTCATTTTATTGGATAATGGGTATTCAATATCCGATAGGTATAGGGTCGGGAATAGGTAAACCCAATATCCATATTTCCACCCCTATCCATATCATATGTGATGTATAACAAATAAAATGTAGTTAGATTTTGTTGTCAGTGAGAAAAATCTAACAACTATTTAAATTCGTAATattatatatcaaatttaaagtttgtgcaaaacaaaattttttaaaaaatttgtgatattagaTGCAAATATCTCAtttaataaatatcattttaaaattatatatcaaaaaagaaataagtcatTATAATAAGATGGAAGGAGGAAATAGTGaacagattaaaaaaaattaatgacaaataaCGGAAACGGATGGAGCACTTATTCCTCGTTAGGTCGATTTGACCAATGAATGAGGGCATAAATACACATAGTTACTTTCCATATTTTATTCGATTTTTACAATGGGTGAGGGCATAATACTATTAttcctcttttattttatgCGATTTTTCCAATGACTGAGGGCGTAAATGTAATTACGAAATAAAGCCACCTGACCCAATCGAATGTAATTaaaggtcaatccatttgcatTACGTGGGACATAATGTTCattgctttttttttctgtacTATTTTTACCACTATTAGCAGTACTTGTTTAATTAACATTCgttttaagagcatctccaatggtcggcgtcaccaccggagcgccgatttttcgcccacgccggtttgacgccgaaccattggaaccggcgtgggcgaaatcggcgtcaaaatcggcgtcgccatgccgattcccgcgctgacgccggttcccacgccgatcctcacgggcgccattgtggctcccggatcggcgccaaaccggcgtcggatttaaatattttttttttttttttcgcaaaacacaatatatacgcgcgttgaacctcattttcattcgcaccacttgttttaacgagtactctctctctaccttactttctgtacaagatcaataacgagcaatggagaacaactacgaaggtactccagttaatcccgggggatggtctcagactcccccggctcccggtgtagggtctcagacgcccccgactcccggggcagggtcccatacttccccggctcctgggggaggtggttggcctccaatgagcgggtactacaacgtgtacccgtggcagcagatgattccggggtgggcacccggcatgcagccccctatgcagatgatgccggggtgggcacccggcatgcagccaccggcgcagcagatgatgccaccggcgcaacatatgattccacagtcgcaggcgacgcacgggggggacaacgcctatcggccgacttttgatttttccaccggttcttcgcacacatcgaccccaacggatgcacagtattcggagaccttctccttagcggacttgggttttgatattaacgacgtttctgaaactctcattcaaagccagggagtagggcggggtaagaagaagggcaaggcgaagaaggtcggcgagtcgtcgcagccccgcgccgaaatccggggccggaggaagtggacggacgcggagaacgttgcggttgccaaggcgtgggtgagtgtttgcgacgatcctctcgtttcaaacaaccagaggatcgtcaacttgtgggcgaagatagctgcagcctacagggcattttgccctgaagggagaccgtgcaccggggaggaggtccggaagtgctgggaccgaatcagggctggcgtctctcgattttcgggtttgtacgccaacgccctccgcatgcagaccagtggccaaacagaggaagactgcaggaggattgcggaaagagcctaccccgatccggataagaagtactatgagttcacctactggaactgctacgttgtgctcaacgagtcggagaaattccgggcaggcgtcgacgctggctggccgaagaggcagagactgaactataccggagattatagcggcagcagcggtggttcgtcagacctccccgagacggcccaggaggtcccgactcctcggtcgttcggtcgccgacctcgcccggttgggcaaaggcgggcgcagcaggttgcgagggggggcacaccgagttcccaggatgtccattcggcatcccccctcggcaggtctaccgaggagctcaaattcttcgcgcgccaacaaacgcgcgctcaaatggtgaagaccttagccgacttccaagcggcggtggaccccgaggtgaaggattttcttcgcgtattgctccagagccagcgtgaagaactggaggcgatgaggagggacaccggcgggaatagccgcggcgtaggtggcgacggaggcggcggcgacggcagtgaagaagcgttgggcgacgacggagacgaggacggcggcgatgagtgattttgttttacttttttaaattaatgtactttttactttttgtaatttttttaaattgttgtacttttttttaaaagtaatgtactttttaaattttaatattattattcgaattttccgtatttgtctcgtaaattaaattatgtatgttgatacaattgtaaattaaattatataattgttattagtgatgtggataggtagtgtgaaggctatttgatggctatttgatgtccagttgatgtggcaagctgatgtggcaggagaattgtagtgctgatgatgtggcagtgtgaaggctatttgacggctatttgacgtccgccagcattggagatgctctaatagagTCCTTGTAATTTCCCAACTCCATTTCTATAATTCAACTCTTTCTTGATAAAATTTAGTCGTGTTTGaaaattcacatttttatatggaatactttttatttaattatgcaaAAGGGTATTACGTTAAATAACACCAAatgtaattaatttataatatacgtagaggaaatatttaataagacaaaataataaagtatatgattttttttaaaagatttaGATATAAAATAGTGATTTTTTGCTGGAATATGAGTAATagttatagaaaatatttaagaagataatatatgaaaaaattTAGGATATATGATTAAGATTATGGCGTGAATTTcacaattttatttctttattcttGATTTATATATACAATAAGATATTAGTAACCAACTCATACCCTAATACGATAGggtaataaagaataaaattatgaaaCTCTGGCtccaataaaagaaaattatggTTCTATATCCAAATCTTTTTCTAATACTCTATAATTTCGCCGCGTTTTGTGTTATTTGACTTAGTTAGAATGTGTTGTTAACACCctgttttagaatttttttttaaaaaaagtgttCGGATGTGATTTTTCAAACACACCCAATCAAGAATTTTACactcttatttatttttcatcccAATTCTCTCAAatcttgtttcatttttttccatttccccaccattttttacatttattttataatttcttcAACTTATTTAATTATGACCCCACGAAAATGAGAATTTCATTAAATAACAGTGCCAAGTGTAGATTTCGAAATTTTGAtggtttaaaattttttatatatattagaaaaatatgaaatttgaagttaataaattaaatgatgaattaaaaaaaataagtgatGGGAGTATGGTTTTATTTGATTCAGCATCATTGCCAGTTTGCCACCTCTGTAATTCTATGTTCACTTTTGTTGTTTTATTCTCAATAGTGTACTGAAAATAATAAGTATTTCTCATGTTTGTGGACTGAGTTTGAAGTTTAATGTATGTCCATATTTTTTTTACGCATGCCAAAAGTGACCATTCTACTAGAAATAGTTTTTTCCTCGATATTTATTTAGACGGAAGGTTGAAGAAAAAAAGCAAGAAACAAATTCGTaatgagttttatttttttcaaataatacCAAACGagtaaactaactcaaaatAATATAATGGGAAATTAACAACCCTAATCTCCATCATGAAATACAAAAATGAGTCGAATGAAACACATATCATTAGGGCTAGTTCACAAACATACCCGAAAATTAGCATGCTCGGGCTCGCCTCAAGAAATTTATAGTGAGCTAGAGCTTGGTTCAAGTTCTgttcaaaaattatactccctccgtcccaagttacttgagtcgtattctattttggattgtcccaagttacttgaatcatttctctttttggctaaaaacaatacatttaatcacacttactttattctttcttttagtttactatctctcatctctcttactttattctctcttctactttatttaactcactaaacacaactttcttaaatctcgtgccgtaAAGAAAcacctcaagtaacgtgggacggaggagtatttGTTTATCTCGAGCCCGAGCATGAGTTACCATATTTTTggtaactactatttgagctcATGATAAAACTGTCAAACAACATGTTCGCAGACATATTTGCCAACATGCTCGTTTAAATCCGAGCCAGAATAGGGagagtctcaatctcagctcaACAAACCTTATCGGGCTTGACTGAGGCTTTAATTCCTCCCGTTACTAAATGAACGAACGAGATTTTATCAAGTCGAGCTCCACATAGCTTGCAAGCTGTTGGGTTCGCAAATGGCTCGGCTCTATCCACCATGACTAACAAAATTGGtgatgaaattatgaattactACTAATATTAGTTTCTAGAAACAAACTCTTTCACCATGGCTTCACCAAAACAATAATACTAGTAGAGACAGCAGCTCCAACAAATTCATTGATGCATAGACAAGCAAAGAGAGTTTGCCTTAACATGCCCATTACACTACTGCTCCTTCCAGATCCTACCGGTGACTCTGAGTTTCAGCTCCTTTCTGTCTCCACCAGAGAAGAAGAGTGCCATGTTTCGTTGAACGATAAGACCATCAAAACTGTCGCGAACCTTACGGTGGCTGTCCCTGATGCTCCGGGGAACTCCCTGCCACACCACCTTCCTTCCATTACCTCCAACCTCGAGGCTGTAGCTGTAGTTTTTAGCCTCGTTGTCATCACCCATGAACCGCAGAAATGCAATGTACGCTGGCGCCATTCCCAGCTGAAACGCTTCAAAATGCAGACAGAAATACTGCCCAAAACAACTGAAAACCTGCACGCCATGAGATAGAGCAATTGAGTGTGAACTGCAATAATTCGTTATGGTCAAAATTGATAACCAATCCCGAATTTGGGTTTATTAATTCACTGTTATGATATATTAATCACAGTTATGATTTAAAGCATATGGGGTAAAAAGGTTATTACCGTAAGCATCCATGTGGCATTCTCGACCTCGTGTGGATTGGATTTGACATAGCGATGGTTGAAAGTGCTCCCGTTGTGCATGTCTACTTTGTGGTCGTCTTTGAGGTGGCTGACAAGAAACGGGATATCACCAACTGCAGAGCAGTCTGAGCCAGCGTAAGGGCAATTGTAAGGTCGAAAAGCACATTGAGATTCATGCTTAAGCTTGCTGTAGTATGGATGGATGCCGATACACCCAAAACCTTGATATTTACAGGGAAGCTCAAGAGACGCAGCTACCTTCTCCAGTGCAAGACATCTGATGTTTCCGAGTTCGTGCCTGCACGTTGGACAGCGGTTGTGCATCCTAGGTTTGCACGCAGAACACAATGTGTGACCGTTGGAACACTGCATAACAAATACAAGGGAGATCGATTAACAAAACATGACAAaccaaatggaaaaaaaaaaatcacagcATCACTTGTTAATGATTAAATTGTAACTAGGTAAAGGAATATCCTGCATTTGTAAGTACCATATCTCTTTGTAATACATTTTTAGTACACTACAAAAGCTCAAAGCAATGATGAAGTTTGTtgagacaaaaaaaaatcatgatcTTCCCCTAACATGTAAAAGGAAAATGACAGCATCATATTATCTTTGTCCTAATAAAACTGTAGCTCCCCTAATTAGTAATGATACCTGTCCAATTATTATTTCAGCAGTTCCAATCAAGGACATAAATGAGAATATGTGAATAAATTAACTATTGATGCCACAATTTAAGTGTACTGTATATTTCTCCAATTATATAGCCATACCTGACTAATGGGAGGGTACATGGCGTTCAAGCAAACTGGACAGTTAAGCAGCTCACGAACACCACTTGTAACAGCTGGATTAGGCTTTAGCGCGCTTTGAGCATTCTCATTCACATTCTCACGAATGTCTAACATGTCTTCTTTTGGGGGTGGATCAATGACCTCGGGTTTATTTCGAGGGTCATCGAAATAGGAAGGTCCACTTGCCATTTGCAGCACGCACGATTATAACCTACACAGGCACAGCCAGTTTATAGGTCAAAATCTACATCACATTACATATAGAGCTGccataataaaatgtgaagaTCCTAACAACACAAGGCAAGAAGCCCATTATTCATGGTGTAAAAACCCAATCGGAGTCTCTATGGGGACCATACAACACAAAATCATTACTAAAGATCTGACTTTGCTCACACATTTATACATAAAAACACTACTCAACTAAAAAACCAGTGCAAGTATCTATTTCATGAGGAAACTGGCAAAGACTTGAGTAAAACCAGTCTCTACCTATTTCAAACCATTACTCAAGCACAAAGACATTGAAATCTAAGACAAGAACATAGACTATAGCAAATACAACACAGCTTCTTAGAATCAACTGCTAAACCCTTAACACAATCTCTTTGTTCTTAGTGCATACAATTCCAGCTAAAATAGCCAATGAGTAAATCCCAAATAGTTCAACTTTTCATCCAATGCAAAACTTCTAAAGTATCATAGATTACACTGTAAGAATTTCAAAATCTTGTTCCCACTTCACAAAGTAATGGAATTCAAAAATGACACCAGCAAAACCTTAGCTGTCAATGATGAATAATAATCATTATTAGCCCCAATAAATAGTGATAGGGACTTAGACTTTTACCGTGAGCTGATAATCTCCACATTATCATTTAActtattttacaatttatttGTTAGGATTTGATTTAGTTTCCATAGTTGTTAGGATTTGATTTAGTTTCCATACTTGTTAAGATTTGTTTTGCTTTCCTAGATATCTTTTTGTATCTccacatattataaatttttGGGGGAATATTTGATTATACTCAAGAAAgaagaattaaaataattttatcattctCACGGTTATCTCGATCTCTCCTCCTTTTCTACAAAACTCACGTTTTTTTATCTCACATACTAGTTTCTAATAAAAGGATTTGAATGGCTTGATTTTGAAGATCAGCCTAAGTTTAGCTCTAAAACTATATTAAAATCTTCCATCTcgtttaaaaatgaaaagaaaagagtcaataaataaacaaatcaaGTCTGCATATTAACCTAGAGAGATGAAATTGAAAACCACAGTTGAAACAGCAAGAACAACGAGCATAACCGTTCACACCCAAAATAACAAAGTAATTCACACAAACTAAAGAAAATAAGCATATCGAAAGAGATTAAGAGGCAAACAATAAGAAGATGATACAAATAAAAAGAGAGATTACCTTACCTTGACTGCAAAAAAAACcgttttgaaataaataaaaaaatctgcAGTGCTTGTTCTGGGCGAGTTAACAACGGGGCAGGGACACCAAGATTATGAGAAATGTGAATTATGTTGAGagcaagaagaagaggaagaggatttTGGAGTTTTGTGGTGGGCTGGCAAATGGCATGTAAGGATGGAAGTTGGAACAAATGGGAAACGGACAAATGTATATTATAGTGATAGCATTCATTCAAATCAATAATATAGCAGAAGCAGCAATAAACACGATGAAATTTCGATTCAAATTAAAGCAGCGTTTTCTAGGGGGCATTTTTAGCATATCTACACTAGAGACAAAATGCCGAATTCAAAATCAAGACTCCATTTTTTTACCTCTATTTTCAAAATCATGAGTATTTAATCGTCACTATACTAATAATAGTCAACGTAGTGTAAAAAATAGCGAGTGGAATATGGATGATGCACTTCTAAGCATTTTCGGGCTTCAATAAATTTTAGGGTAATTGGTCATtattatcacaaattttggaTTATTCTCATGAACTTGAAATTTAGTCACAAAAATTTTATTGGATTTTTCCCACAAAACCCCAAGTTAAAACAAATGTGGCAATTTAAAGCTGATACATCATTTAAACCTATCAAAATTGACATCATTttgatagtagtagtagtttttttttaatctcttaaagatggtaatagAAAGAAGAGAGGTCGATATTGAAAAGTATTGTAGAGAAACGTATGGGAGAATTGATTTTGTATTTCTTGTGTGTATGTTTCATGTACATTACATCCCATTAGAGCATCCCGTAATGGCAGATATCCACGCGGAATTTccaccggcgtgcgggaattccgtggcgggcgtccgccattgtgcgtcccttCCACGGATACGAAATTCCGcgaaggaattcgcagttccgcggcCATCAGCGGAATTCtgcgcggacgtccgtcattgcgttgacgcccgcggaattccggtttaatgcattaaatgtttttttccggttcctatatatacatcccgttgaacttcatttcattcgcaccacttgtattaacaagtttctctctctctaaatttcttttatatattcgTAATGaccggtagtggtagtggtagtggcagcgcacaaggatgtggagcgggcattcgGAGTGCTACAGggtcgatgggcggcagtgaagggtcccgcacggctgtggtatgttgacagcatcgccgacatcatgtacgcatgtattagcatgcacaacatgattgtcgaagatgacggtccagcactgactgagTGGACCAACGAGGACGCTGATGccgcgggtccaagccacgacgtggcCACTGGCAATGtccgcatggggataccccacgacgatgtcgatcgagtccgtgcattcgccgacatgcgccaaaaataaGCTCAttttcgactccagaacgatattattgaagaagtatggcagcggaggggtcgtcgttgatgtggGGGTGAAGCAttattgaattatatttttttaatttggtgaaatgtacttttctttttttattaatggaatatttttccctatttgtttcgactatttaattccgtaaatttcttacttccggaaattgtttaatttgtgaatttgtgaatttttttaattgtgggaattccgccactgtgcagtgggaattccttatgacgtggcattgCAGTGGGAATTTCTTAttacgtggcaggaggtgtttttggaaattccgccgggaattccgcaccactgtggatgctcttatataggACAAGAATACTATGTAAAACAAGGAAGAATATATTCCTATTTAATTCTATATCAATCCTAATCCCTTCCTTATATTCAGTGATCCTCCTTCATTCCTTGATTATAGCTTCCCTAATTTCAGTGATTGATTTGATTCCATGGTGTATTCTTAatactccccctcaagttaagtaacgacatctccgatacttaacttgcccagAACTTGTTGAAAGACTTTCGTGTTTACTGCCTTGGTTGTCGGCCAACTGTTCCTCGGATCGTACAAATGGAAGCTCAATAATCCCTCCATCGATCTTCTCTTTGATAAAATGTCGATCGACTTTCACGTGCTTAGTCCTATCGTGTTGGACCGGATTCTCAGATATACTAATTGCAGCCTTGTTATCACAAAAGAGTCGACTTCCTTTTGTGGGAGGAAAGCCAATTTCTGTGAGTAACTTCCGAAGCCATAGGATTTCAGTTATCCCACTTTCCATTCCTCTgaattctgcctctgcacttGACAATGCCACCACTTTCTGCTTTTTACTTCTCCACGTGACTAAGTTTCCTCCAACAAAGGTGAAGTAGCCTCCTGTCGATTTCCTATCGTTTGGGTTACTTGCCCAATCGGCATCAGTATACTCGTCAACTTCCAAATCCTCCTTCTTTTCGAGCTATACACCATACCCAGTTGTTCCTTTTAAATATCGTACAATTCTCATGGCCGCCTCCATATGATCCCGCTGAGGTttgtgcataaactgactcacTACTCCGACAACATATGAGATATCTGGCCTGGTGTGAGAAAGATAGATGAGTTTTCCAACAAGGCGCTGATATTTTCCTTGCTCTGTCTGATCAGCTCCTTCTACAATCTTCAGTCCATGATTCAACACAATTGGTGTTTCTGTTGGCTTACACTCGAGTAATCCTGTTTCTGCTAACAAATCGAGGACATACTTTCTTTGTCTCAGAAAAATGCCCCGTTTAGACCTTAGAATTTCAATTCCAAGGAAGTACTTCAGATCTCCaaggtctttcatctcaaatttcaGGAACAAACTTTTCTTAAGACTTTCGATTTCTTCAACATCATCtcctgtgataatcatgtcatcaacatagatGATTAGAAACAATGTGTGATCAGCATTACTCTGTTTGTAGCCGTATTTTAACATGGCCTGACAGAATCTCCCAAACCGTACTCTGGGCGACTGCTTCAATCCATAAAATGTTTTCCTTAGCTTGAACACTTGTCCTTCTCCGTTGATGGtttgtaaagtttgtgatattttagaccTAGTtttgtgggaaataccaaaatttggtCAAAGTTGATGGTTTTAGGGACAATatccctttcctttttcttggattatctcattaaaaatgaaacgttgattaaaatgaaaataaaattatctctatttttttatctattttattttctacttaCTCCAACgttgcgaataggagtcccgttctCTATTTTAgcctgtccgcgaataggagtccctgttcacttttaccataaatgataatagggttgcacattccactaactcattccactcacatttcatttaaaattaatatatataagttgGACCCATATTTCACTTActttttttcaccatttttttaacattttttaaaacctgtGCCGCCAAAAAATGAGACCCCTAAAGTCCTAATagcggacggagagagtattcaTTAACTTATAGAAAAACAACACATAATTCAATGCCTAAAAACAAATAAGTATGTCatagtataaaaatatactatttcTGAAGCAATATCTCCTAAAATTTCGCAAAGCACTATTTAAGATATATACATTTtgtatactccttccgtccgtcattaattgtttcatttttcttttttcgttcATCTGCTAATAAATgtccatttcacttttactccTATGTTTCGTAAGTAGACGAccctacattctactaactAATTTcgctaatattttattataaaataaatatataaaaatagatttaTAGTATTTTACTCAATTTTAAAGTCAAggatatgagacatttaatcacgaaggagtaataaataaattcgaCAGAATCTCATATTTTTTGCACAAACGGATGTTATCGGGTTCTAAACTGTGGTTGCCCGACCTGACCTGACCTGACCGATAAACCCATTGAAAGTGAAACCTGACAGCGGCACGGCACCACCTTCTTCATCATCCCCTTCACCGTGGAGCCAAGCCCTCATTTCTCTACGTAAAATCGGTTGATTCAATTCCTTAAACCCCAATTATCCCCTAATTTAGCAACTAAATACGACACTCTTTTTTTTCTGGGCATTCCCTTACCCGACAGAATCATGCCGGACGTGCATTCCCTCGTAAATGAGTTCGTAATCAAGCTCAACAAACGGTATTCATGATAGATGAATCAAATTCAATGATTCCCCTAACACACCTacttttttgtttgatttattGCTCGATTTCTGTGCAATTGCAGCCAAATCGAGGGTTCGAAGATGACGGCGAAGCTTACGGCGGAATTGCTCCGTTCCTTTATATCTCAGCAGAGGCTGCCGCACAGTAACCAAGCTGGGGCTCTCATTGATGCCGTGAAGGCGGTTGGGGAGAAGCTCATCGCTGCTAAACCCGTTGGTATGTTAACTCTCCTTGTTCGATTGATTAAGTCACCGGTTATTTGTTCTTCCGCTTACTAGGAATACTGCTTTATTCCATCAATTGTAAACCTGATCGAAAAGGAATAACTTCGGATTAGAAGAAGTTATATTgagattattgaagaagtgTTAAATGTTCCGTTGCCTTTCTGAATGATCACAACAATGAC
This window contains:
- the LOC121757784 gene encoding uncharacterized mitochondrial protein AtMg00810-like is translated as MLKYGYKQSNADHTLFLIIYVDDMIITGDDVEEIESLKKSLFLKFEMKDLGDLKYFLGIEILRSKRGIFLRQRKYVLDLLAETGLLECKPTETPIVLNHGLKIVEGADQTEQGKYQRLVGKLIYLSHTRPDISYVVGVVSQFMHKPQRDHMEAAMRIVRYLKGTTGYGV
- the LOC121759217 gene encoding E3 ubiquitin-protein ligase DIS1-like, translated to MASGPSYFDDPRNKPEVIDPPPKEDMLDIRENVNENAQSALKPNPAVTSGVRELLNCPVCLNAMYPPISQCSNGHTLCSACKPRMHNRCPTCRHELGNIRCLALEKVAASLELPCKYQGFGCIGIHPYYSKLKHESQCAFRPYNCPYAGSDCSAVGDIPFLVSHLKDDHKVDMHNGSTFNHRYVKSNPHEVENATWMLTVFSCFGQYFCLHFEAFQLGMAPAYIAFLRFMGDDNEAKNYSYSLEVGGNGRKVVWQGVPRSIRDSHRKVRDSFDGLIVQRNMALFFSGGDRKELKLRVTGRIWKEQ